The Coffea arabica cultivar ET-39 chromosome 10e, Coffea Arabica ET-39 HiFi, whole genome shotgun sequence region ATATATGACAATTGGAGTTACTTAAACAAAGGTGTTAATGGTGTCTTCAAGTTACTACAGTCATATGGCGCTTACAGTAGCTCTAACTCTTAAAATGAAACTCAATGTATGCTAGTTGGGTGCTGCCTTTGATTGAAGGATACGTAGTGTAAGAGTTAGTTTCTAATGACAATTAGCTTGTTGCAGCTGAGAAATTAAATCAGATCATCACAATCTTCTGAAAAAATGTAATAACTTCTCGTTTCTTCATTGTAGCCTGCACTTGTTTTAGGAGAAGTAATTTTTCTATTGTTTTTTACCTGTTTAATTTCTTCTTTATCACAGTAAATGTATCGGTCTAGCTGACAGAGTTGTGTTAACAAGAAGTCTCATTAATCTTGGAGCATGTTTCCAATCTTAATACGAATTGTCAGTGCTCTCTTATTAGCACCCTAGTGAAATCTGTAGAGAGCACTCTAGATAGGTTGCATACCTTGAAGAAACCAGCAGATTTAGCTGTTTTCTTGGCCTTTCTTTTAACTTACTCTTTCAGTCATTACAATGAGAATTTTTTAATGTTAGTGTTATATGATTTTCAGTCGTTCGCATGCAATTTTCACAATATCAATGGAACAAAAAAGAACAAGCAGTTGCTCTAGTGGAGACATACATGATGAATTTAGTGACGAAATCTTGGGTGCTAAGCTTCACTTGGTGGACCTAGCAGGTTCTGAAAGAGCAAAGCGAACCGGAGCAGATGGGATGCGTTTGAAAGAAGGTGGAACTATCCTTGATAACTGAAATATATACTCTGGCTACTGGACCTGCTTGATGatgcttttttttctttattgtttTTGCTACTTCTCATTTATTTGGCAttctttttaattgaaaatatgGATTAGGCATTCATATCAACAAAGGGTTGCTGGCTCTTGGCAATGTGATTAGTGCTTTGGGTGATGACAAGAAACGGAAAGAAGGTGGTCATGTTCCTTATCGAGATAGCAAATTAACTCGGCTGTTGCAGGCAAGAGatgtttctttctttgcttcCTTATTCATCCTTCCCAAGTTTCTAAACAACCATATATTATAATATGGTGTTCATATGTTAGTATTTCTTACATTTCCGTCTACTTTTCAACCTTAGTCATAATCTTTCTTACGAACAAAATTTTTTCTATTGCTTTATATGGCATTGTGTTAGGACCATGCAGTTAACAAGTAAAAGTACATATCAGAATGAACTCTACGCGTATTGAATGCAAACATAAAAATCAGCTTATTTCAAAGTAGTAATCTGTTCTTGAATCTTCattctcattttcctttttcctttccaatcaGAAGACATGATCTTTTCTGGTTTTTGTTCTCTGTAAGTTGTTTATATTGTTTGAACTTTTCTAGAGTGGTGGCTCCTATTGATGCTCAGTTCTATTGACAATTTTCTCTCATAAGGATTGCATTGCATGCCTCCATAAATACCATGTGTCCTAACTAATCCTGATTGtgctttcatttttttaacATGATTCACTATATTTGTGGTTGTCCTGTCTGGCCAGCTTGATTTTCCTTGCGTGTCCTTGATGTTATATGTAATTTAAGCAAATCTACCATTGCTAACCTTGGGAATATTCTGTTTCAGGATTCTCTTGGAGGGAACAGCAAAACAGTAATGATTGGTAAACTTTTAATTTCGTTTGCCAAGATGCTTTATATCTGTCCTCAGGAACATGATATGCTGTTTTATTATATGATTTTGCTGGGCATTTCATCATTTCTTTAATTAATGTCACTTAACCTCTTCTATCCTTTTGCATTTATGTGGTAGCTTGCATCAGTCCAGCAGATACAAATGCAGAGGAGACACTAAACACTCTGAAGTATGCAAATCGTGCTCGtaatattcaaaataaagcaaTTGTAAGTTTAATATTGTtaagaaaaatcatattttttttaattcaatcaGTATACTCACCTACTTTTAATTTCTAGATCAACCGTGATCCACTGGCAACTCAGATGCAAAGAATGAAAAATCAAATTGAACAGTTGCAAGCTGAGCTTCTTTTCTTTCGTGGAGACTGCACTGTTCCTTTTGAGGAACTTCAGGTTTCATTTTTCCTCATAAGTGTCAGTCTGTCAGTTTCTTAGTTGCTGTGATTGGGAGGATGATTAAAATGATTATCATTGTGTTGGGTTGTGCATATAGATTTGAGGTGGTTACTTCTTGGAGCTAATACAAGAGGCTGTATTATCCTTTTAATTAATAACCTCTGTCCATAAGTGTGTCTCGGGTAGAAATTGACTTGTTCCTTCTGCCCTACAGATTCTTAAGCATAAAATTTCTTTGCTTGAAACAAGCAATGCACAACTACAGCAGGAGCTTCAAGAACGTCGAATTACTTGTGATCATTTGACACAACGAGCCCTAGATGCTCAGGTAgttttatttgtgtaattgccAATGTTAAAATGATCTATTTACGGCATCCAAGTTAGATGCATTTTTGAAGCCGCTTACATCAAAATAATGTATTAGGTGGAGAGGGATAGGCTTGTCATGAAGATTGAATCAGCTCGAAGTCAAAAATCGTGGAATGAAATAGATTCTGATTCTAATCAGGTAGATAGGATTCCTGGTCAATTTGCCATGTAGTTTGGGAAACTTGGCTAAtataacttttcaaatttcctaCAGGATTTTGATTTGTTAAAAGGATATGTATCCAAGATACAAGAATTGGAAGGAGAATTATTGCGGCTACAAAGTGCTAACCATTTAAGGCGGAATGATTTTGTTGACTACGTTAGTTTGGATGATAGCGGGCTTCATTCAAAAGATAACTGTTTTGCAGAGTCCGAAACAAAAGCTGATAATTTAAGTGGTGAGCTACCATAAGCTGTTCCATGATAATTATGTACACTCTTGTTTCTGTGTTTGTTCGGGTGGCTGCTATGCGGTGGATGTTTCTTGTTGTGGCTTTCTAGTATTTTATGTAGCGCATTATCATTGACTCTGCTTGACAAGAGGATTATGTTGCAACAACTTGTACCTGAATGGTCGTGATTTATGTTTGGAATTTGACCAAGTTGATTTCAAGTTGCTGGTAGAATAATGTTCTTTCATATTTGTTAGGTGTGTTTGAGGATGAGCAGAAAGAGCAAGAACATTCTTCTCTTCAAGAAAAATTGGACATGGAGCTCAAAGAATTGGACAAAAGACTTGAACAGAAGGAGGTATGTGGTATCTCTTCAAGTAATTATATTGGTTGGCTTAAATCTAGAAGCAATTGTTACTTTGTAACTTCTGATTTCACCTTGACCTATTATATCTGTTTATAGGCTGAGATGAAGCGGTTTGCAAATCCTGATACCTCAACTCTTAAGCAACATTATGATAAAAAAATTCAGGAGTTAGAACTCGAAAAGAGAGTCCTGCAGGTATGTCTTTGAGTATGATGATTTTAGTTGATAATTTCTTTGTTTCTGAGCTAATTTTCTATTGCAGAAAGAGATCGAGGAACTTAGACATAATCTTGCAAACATATCATCTACTACTGATGATAGTGCTCAGAAGCTGAAGGAAGATTATCTTCAAAAGTTAAATGTCCTTGAAGCTCAGGTATTCCTTCAACTGTTTTTTCCCCCACCAAACTTTATGTCTGGATAATAATTTCGGCCTCTGCAGGTTGTCGAGTTGAAGAAGAAGCAAGATGCTCAAGCCCAGCTTTTGAGACAAAAGCAAAAGAGCGATGAGGCTGCAAAACGACTACAGGATGAGATACAGAGGATAAAAACACAGAAGGTACAGGGTCTTGGTATTTGATACTTGTTTAGATATAGAGAATCCCTTGCTTCTTCTAATGGCATTCTATTGTCTAAAAGGTTCAATTGCAACAAAAGATAAAGCAAGAATCTGAGCAATTCAGGTTATGGAAAGCATCACGTGAAAAAGAGGTCCTTCAGGTACTACAGTTTTTTCACTATTCCATTTGGCTTCTTCTTTTACTACAGATTTTTACCAGAAGATGGAACACCAAACTTAAATAGTGAAATTATGAGTATTAGGCTCTAGTGGTGCCCTGGTGCTATCTCATTGACTCGTGTTACTTTTGTATGGATAGCAAGTTGTTAAATGTGGTAATGTTGCTCATATTTTGCATAAGCTCTGAAATAATGGTAAATGGGAATCTTTGAGCCACAAGACAACATGTGCTTATTTGATTGAAAGATAAGAGTCTGCGAGGGACAAGAAGGCATTCAAGATCCAAGTAGTAGAATTGCAAGTAcataaacaagtcattttaatgGTACTGAAGTAGACAGGCACTAACAAAAGTTTCCTTATACTGGCGAGATTTTTGTCCTATTTAACTAGACTCTAGATGGAATCTTACATTGGATGAACCTTAAAGGTAGCAAGTAGGTTCTATTAACGATTTATCGAGAACCTGTTTCCACTAAGGGAGTTCTCAGCTTTAGCTTGTTTCCTGGATGTGTAGTTTATGTCATGTTTTTAGATGTTGGCAGACAGAGTACAATGTGGAAGTAACTACACGTGATGTCAGCCTTTGTAAATAAACAATTGATTCAAAAATCAACAAACATGTATTAACATTTTTAGTTAGTGCGTTGCTTTTCTAAATTGGAATCATGCTCCATTTCCAGAATGTAAGCCAGTACTTCCTGCTATTGAGAGTTAAGACTTCGGTATTAGCCTGTAGCGAAATATATTTTTTGTCGGTCCCACCACCCCCAGCCCACCTCCCTTTTAGTTTTCTCTGTTAAGGCAATTAGTGCTTTGCAATGAAGGAAGCATTATAATTTCCTTATTCGTATACAATGTGCTCCTGTAGTATGAACTAATTTTCTAAGGAGGCAATtgtatatcttttgtatttccTTAACAGCTAAAGAAAGagggaagaaggaacgaatatGAGTTGCATAAGTTATTAGCGCTCAATCAAAGACAAAAGATGGTGagtcattcttttctttttcctcgaATTACGAAACTTATCTATTTGTGAAGAACCATTCTTTTCACTCTCAATTGCATGTTAGGTTTTGCAACGAAAGACAGAGGAAGCAGCTCTGGCCACTAAGAGGCTTAAAGAGTTGCTAGAATCTCGGAAAGCTTCACGTGAACTATCTGGTAGGGATATGCTCTATTACACAGTCCTTAGACTAGACATCAATTTACAGTTTATGGTCCACTAACATTTCCTCTATTACTCTTGCATTTTTGTCTAGGTGTTGGAAATAGCAGTGGCCCTGGAATCCAGGTATCTTAAACTAATGTTTACATGCACATGTTCTagtgtttgattgattaatcaTTGTCCTAGTGTTGTATGAATATATGGAATATCTCTTTAAGGGGTTCCCCAGATTGCAGCAGATGTTGGTATTCTATTATGCATCCAACTAATAAGTTTTCTATTCAAAAGGCATTAATGCAGGCAATTGAACATGAACTTGAGGTCACTGTACGTGTACATGAAGTTCGGGCAGAATATGAGCGTCAAATCGAAGAGTGAGTTCTGTTACTTTACAATTACAATCTTTTTTGTTGATCCTTTAATACTTGCTCAAACTTTAGTATCCTATTATAATGTCGCCCTAAAGTTCTAGGCGTAACTGTTCATGTGGTACAATTTCTTATTTGATGGCCTCTGCAGTATaaatttacttttacttttggaTTGATGGTTGGATATGAATTACAAAAGGGCGCAAAGTTAGTATCCTCTCAGAATCTTACTAAGATATGCTGTGGATGacacaaaaaaaatatgtagcaGATCTGCAGCACATATAGGCGGCTGGTAGTGTTTTATTCTTTAGCAATTTGAGAAGATAACAACAGTGTCAAATTCTTTACTTGGTTGAACTATGCCACAGCATACTCTTTGTTGAGGTTTATATTGGGCCAGAGTTTTCCTGATTATGGTCACTGTTATCCATTGCTGACAATCACAAATAGAATATGTAAAAGGTTTCATTGTTCTGATTCAGCTGAAGTTTTTGCCCCAAGAGTATGGATTTAGGTATTCTTACCATTTGGGTGGTGTAGGGTTGCCAAATGAGAATATGGTGAAGTGGGCTATTCCACGGATTCCCTGATCTTAGTAGTACTTATGATGATGCTTCTGTAAACATGAGAATCATTACCTCACTTTTTGATGAATCTACTACTAAATGTTTGTAATTTGTCTTATCATCACTAATTTCATTATGTTAGTGATCCGTTTGACACTTACTAGAATTTACTTTAATACCTGACTTTCTGAGAATTTTCTCTGTAAATACAGGAGAACTAGAATGGCTAGGGAAGTTGCAGAATTAAAGGAAGAGGCACAGATTACGAAACAAGGAAACTTAAGGTTTGACTTTGGGGGCTTTTGTTATCTGGTTCTAATTATTTTGAGATTTTATAATATCATCATTCACCTGAGGGATCATATAAAATTAATACTTTGGCTGTAACGGTTGCAGACACACCATGTCTCCTGGTGCAAGAGATTCAAGAATTTTTGCGCTTGAAAACATGCTTGCCACCTCATCCAGCTCCCTTGTTTCCATGGCATCACACCTGTCAGAAGCAGAAGAGCGTGAACGAGCCTTTAGTGGTAGAGGACGATGGAAACAAGTTCGATCTCTTGCTGAAGCAAAAGATGTCATGAACTTTTTATTTAACTTAGCTTCCTCCTCCAGGTCTGCATTAAAAAATAGATCTCCTTACAGAGTATATGACCTTCTAAAGCTGTGTACTGAAAAGGGTACTTTGGCATTGTTTCTTGAAGATGCCAGCTGATGGATCGTGAAGTTTACTGTAGAGAGAAGGATGCTGAAATTAGAGACCTGAAGGAGAAGGTAGTCAAGTTGGTTAGGCAGATAGAACTACAAAAGGCTGATCTCCTTCGTCAAGAGAAATTTATGGTTAGTGATTCCTGAGTCTACAACTTTTGGCTTATTTTCTCATCTGAATatattgtgaattttcttggatATGATGACTTTTGGGTTCAAGTTTTAAGAACTTATTTTCCTTTTGAGAGTTGGTGAATATTTGAGTGCTGCACCTAGTTAGGGGTATAAACAAGTCAATCTGAGGCCCTACAGCCAAGGTGTTCAGCTGGTTTGGTTGCTAACTTGCTTAAATGTCATCTTCAAGTTTGCTAGTTGCTTAAATTAGCTTAAGTAATATGAGCCCAATCAATGGATTACAATTAGCTTGGTTGTCTTCTATGATACTTTTGTGTGTTTTATAGACTCGTGAGCAAGCCTTGAGTTTGTTTCACAAGTCAATCAACTAGAAATGTGGGGTGTTTTCCTATTTGAATTCACAGCAGATGTGAAGCTCTTATTCATAATTGTCTGCTGTTTCCCTCTTGGTGTCTCGCCTTGTTTGTCTTGTAATTATTCCCATCCAGTTCTCTGTAGTTTCTAGCGGTGTTCTAGTTGATTGACCTCTCCAATTCAGGAAGGTTCACAATTAAAACTTCCCGCATAGGCTTCCTTGTCATATTGATTACTTAGTTATTAGCCAATGACTTAATCTTTTGTAGAAGTTGGCTGCCAAGAAACCCAAGGGAGAGGCAAAGAATGGTGAAGATGCATCAAAGGGTGGTGCTGAAGGGCACATATATGATTTGAGGCCCAAGGTAATTCTTTTTAAGCTGCAGATACATCGTTGCAGAGTCCATGAAAATAGATGACTCAATTTCTTTCTTAAAACTTTCAAATAAGAGTAATTACTTCTGGCCACCTTAATTAGTGACAAACAAGTGAAACCTTTGCCTTGTCTTTATCAGGGGATACGACAGTCTGTCATCTTAAATGGTGGCTGGAATAATTTGCAATCTTTGGAAGACATGGATACCTCAGATTCAGAATATTCAGACAATGGCCAAGGGGATGATGACCATGAGTTGGGACATACTGATTTGGATGACCCTGAGTGGTCCCTTACAAATGGAAGAAGAAGGCGTGCCAAGAAAAGGAACTCCAAGAATAGCAGCCATTCTGGCACAGCATCTCATCCCATATCTGCCAGTGATTCTGAAGGTTTGAATACAAAGACATCAGGTGGGGAAGATAGTACCGGGAGTCAGAAATATGAGTCTGCAATCTGCTGCTCCTGCAGTAAGAAGTCTTTGTGCAAGACAATGAAATGTGAATGTCGACTTGCTGACGGCATTTGTGGGACATCTTGTGGCTGTGATCCTGTAAAATGCAGTAATAGAGAATCAGCACTCACCCAAGAGGACCATGGCTTGCCACCATCAGAAATTGTTGGACTGACTAGAACTGCTTCAGAGACTGATGAAGCAGATGGAAGTCACGTCCTTGCTTCTCATGGTGCAATGTTACTCCAGTCCGCACTTTCTGAGAAacctatgatcacaaatgatgaAGGTGGACCCAGAAGAAAGCCTTTATCTGACATTGGAAATACTCTGGTATGTCTGTTTTACAATCTTTCTTGTTGTCACTGATGTGTGTGTTTCTTTGATGATATCTGTTTCACACACAAGCGGGGAGTGTCTTAAGACTTCTTTAGGCTTTTCTCATTTAGCTATTCAATTACAGGCAAAATCAAATGCTCCAAAACCTAATCAAAGAAAGAAATGGCGGAAATCTACTATTCAACTTGTTCCAGCTCCACCACCTGCCGCTGAACCTGAAAATGTTGAAGGATCTGTAAAGCCTGAAATCAGCTCAAGTGAGAGTGATATTTCCTTGAAATTACCCAGATTTATGCGTTCTGCTTTCGTGCACAATAATCCTTTAAGAGAAAGGAATTCAGATGCACACAGTGATTCTACTGTTATGAAGGAGATTGGAGTTACAGCTTCTAGAAGTCCTCAAGAACAATCGAGAACAACAGAtgagaaagaaaataattataAGCCATAATTTCCTCTGCTGCAGTTATTGGTTTGATTAATTTTGTACAAGCTGCTTTTTCTAACATTTTGAAGAGATTGGAGGTTCTTTTGGTGTTCCGTAGTAGGCGATTGGCTCTCGTGTAATTTAAGTAGTGGCTGACCTGTAGAACCGCAATTTGTTTCTCCATTGCTGGTTCCAAAATTGCTGATTGAATCTTCAAAGTGAATCTCAGAGCAAGCTCTTTATGACCCGTAAGGCGGTGCAGTTGTAAAAGCTCTTCTGTTCATCATGCATGTCCATTTTTCTTGCGCTTGTTGATGCTTGGAATTGACTCAATATGTAACGAGTTTATAGCCTGATTAACTACTGGCTGGCAAATGAATACATTCAACCTGGTTGGACTATGGCGATTGATTGCAAAAGAGGTGAAACTAATTCTAGAGGCTTCTGTTTTCTTCCATATTGTGCGCTAAAATCACgtaagtttttttcttttggatggTTTTAGTTCTCGTTATCCTTACAGGTTACAACATGCCTCTGAGATTACAAATTACGTAACAGGAAAATTACCAATTACCTACCAACATAGTCCTCATATTGGCAGCAAAAGTTATAGTCCTATTATCGGCAGCAAAAGTTGAACACGACCTCCTTTTGACAAAAATGTTTCGTCCTTAAATGGAATTAGTGAAGGATAGGAGAATTGGAGGAAATGATCACCGAATGTTATTCCTGCAAAAAGTGCCAGGGAGTCTTCCAGAAAAGCATCTAGAGGTTAATATGACCTCTTCCTAAAATGGCTAATTGTTACTtcaatatatttttgtaaaaagcAGCAAGGCATACAACATGGCGAGTCTAAATTAGGCAACAAAATGAATCACTAGATTTAGTACTCATCCATAAAAATTCCAGATCGGGAATGCTAAATTTGGAACCAGTAATGAAGTAGCATCCGTCATAGCTGGTTTTGACCTTGAGCTGCCTGCTCAGTTCTGGAAGTAATAATTTGGAGATGACTCGTTCTCATATTTTATAGGCATCACAGCTATGTTTCTCGATTTATATCAAGCTTGGCTGCCCAGTAGCCTAGCTGACTAGCAACACAATCCGAACCTGTTGAACCATATGAGCTGAATTTCTTGACGGCATTCTCCACTCCAAGAAACTCATAGACATCCTCGTCAAATGCAGGACTTATATTCTGAAGTTCCCCGATACTCAGGTCCTGAAGTTGACAGTTTCTTGACACACACATGGCAACTGCCCTTCCGACTATATCATGAGAAGTTCTGAAAGGAACGCCCTGCAGACAAATTCCAGATTGTCAAAGGAGAGGAATTTATATTATATAGTCTACCAACTATTAAACAAGAGAATAGATGATTTTCATGAAAACGCTGAGGCTGCTTGCAGAAGCATATGCCGACGCCACTTTAATCATTCTGATTGTTGTCAAAATTCAACTCATCCAAgggaaaaagcaagaaaaggtAATCATTCTTCAGAAGAGCCTCATTTTTAATACGAGTATAAGAATCCCAATGTCCAGAAAATTGATGCTTAACTAGTCGCATCGACTCTTCAGATGTAGATTCTATGAACCACATACTCAATCAGACATTTCTCAACTTTCCCGCCTCTTTGGTAAATGGTATTAGACATCACAGAAGATATCCCTAAGAGGATAACAGTTACTGAAAATCTTGTACAGTATTTACCTTTTTAACGAGGTAATCTGCTAGAGTGGTGGCATCAAGATGACCCGCTGGTAAAGCTTTTTGTATTTTCTGCTGATTAAAGGTAATATTCTGGGCAAACTCGGTTGATACCTCAAGCATTCCGATTATTGTTTTGACACTGTCAAATACAGGTTCTTTATCTTCCTGTTTGGGGTGACAATCAAATAAAatgcaagattatcaaatgATAGGTACATGTTGAAATCAAGGCAAGACAAAATAGGCATCAGCTCTTAAAGAAGTATGTTATGACAAGTAGTCTAATAATAGAAAGCAAGAAGCATGGTATCAAAGGGAGGTGATACAAGTAGACCATTAGCTTGTATAACTGTAGATGAACAAGTTTTACCTGCAAATCGCGATTGTATGCATGTGGGAGTCCTTTGCACAGTACAAGAAGTGAAACCAGATCTCCTATTACTCTAGCAGATTTTCCACGAACAAGTTCCATTGGATCTGGGTTTTTCTTTTGCGGCATTATACTACTTCCAGTAGAAACTGAGTCACTTGGGATGAGAAATCCAAATTCTTCTGATGCCCACAATACCCATTCTTCTCCAAGCCGAGATAGATGAGTGGCCATGATTGAATTTGCAGAAAGGAACTCCAAGACAAAGTCTCTATCAGAAACTGCATCAATGCTATTTCAAATAACCGTGTCACCAGTGGTACGAGTACAGGATATCAGGTCAAGGATTACACAGCAAGCATGAAAATCAACTAAACCTGAGAACAATATAGATTGTGCTCATGGtataaaaattaatcaaaattaaaagatcaagaaacttttgtcaaatttggattgaaaagtaatcaatt contains the following coding sequences:
- the LOC113712332 gene encoding kinesin-like protein KIN-4C isoform X1 encodes the protein MDSSEVKDTSQCVRVAVNVRPLVTHELVAGCTDCITVVPGEPQVQIGSHAFTFDYVFGSAGLSSSRIFDECVAPLVDALFHGYNGTVLAYGQTGSGKTYTMGTNYNGEDHKGGVIPKVMETIFSRVEAFKASTEFLIRVSFIEIFKEEVFDLLDPNPPAIAKGDGASIAKPGPARAPIQIRETVNGGITLAGVTEAEVRTKEEMASYLLRGSVSRATGSTNMNSQSSRSHAIFTISMEQKRTSSCSSGDIHDEFSDEILGAKLHLVDLAGSERAKRTGADGMRLKEGIHINKGLLALGNVISALGDDKKRKEGGHVPYRDSKLTRLLQDSLGGNSKTVMIACISPADTNAEETLNTLKYANRARNIQNKAIINRDPLATQMQRMKNQIEQLQAELLFFRGDCTVPFEELQILKHKISLLETSNAQLQQELQERRITCDHLTQRALDAQVERDRLVMKIESARSQKSWNEIDSDSNQDFDLLKGYVSKIQELEGELLRLQSANHLRRNDFVDYVSLDDSGLHSKDNCFAESETKADNLSGVFEDEQKEQEHSSLQEKLDMELKELDKRLEQKEAEMKRFANPDTSTLKQHYDKKIQELELEKRVLQKEIEELRHNLANISSTTDDSAQKLKEDYLQKLNVLEAQVVELKKKQDAQAQLLRQKQKSDEAAKRLQDEIQRIKTQKVQLQQKIKQESEQFRLWKASREKEVLQLKKEGRRNEYELHKLLALNQRQKMVLQRKTEEAALATKRLKELLESRKASRELSGVGNSSGPGIQALMQAIEHELEVTVRVHEVRAEYERQIEERTRMAREVAELKEEAQITKQGNLRHTMSPGARDSRIFALENMLATSSSSLVSMASHLSEAEERERAFSGRGRWKQVRSLAEAKDVMNFLFNLASSSRCQLMDREVYCREKDAEIRDLKEKVVKLVRQIELQKADLLRQEKFMKLAAKKPKGEAKNGEDASKGGAEGHIYDLRPKGIRQSVILNGGWNNLQSLEDMDTSDSEYSDNGQGDDDHELGHTDLDDPEWSLTNGRRRRAKKRNSKNSSHSGTASHPISASDSEGLNTKTSGGEDSTGSQKYESAICCSCSKKSLCKTMKCECRLADGICGTSCGCDPVKCSNRESALTQEDHGLPPSEIVGLTRTASETDEADGSHVLASHGAMLLQSALSEKPMITNDEGGPRRKPLSDIGNTLAKSNAPKPNQRKKWRKSTIQLVPAPPPAAEPENVEGSVKPEISSSESDISLKLPRFMRSAFVHNNPLRERNSDAHSDSTVMKEIGVTASRSPQEQSRTTDEKENNYKP
- the LOC113712332 gene encoding kinesin-like protein KIN-4C isoform X2; translated protein: MDSSEVKDTSQCVRVAVNVRPLVTHELVAGCTDCITVVPGEPQVQIGSHAFTFDYVFGSAGLSSSRIFDECVAPLVDALFHGYNGTVLAYGQTGSGKTYTMGTNYNGEDHKGGVIPKVMETIFSRVEAFKASTEFLIRVSFIEIFKEEVFDLLDPNPPAIAKGDGASIAKPGPARAPIQIRETVNGGITLAGVTEAEVRTKEEMASYLLRGSVSRATGSTNMNSQSSRSHAIFTISMEQKRTSSCSSGDIHDEFSDEILGAKLHLVDLAGSERAKRTGADGMRLKEGIHINKGLLALGNVISALGDDKKRKEGGHVPYRDSKLTRLLQDSLGGNSKTVMIACISPADTNAEETLNTLKYANRARNIQNKAIINRDPLATQMQRMKNQIEQLQAELLFFRGDCTVPFEELQILKHKISLLETSNAQLQQELQERRITCDHLTQRALDAQVERDRLVMKIESARSQKSWNEIDSDSNQDFDLLKGYVSKIQELEGELLRLQSANHLRRNDFVDYVSLDDSGLHSKDNCFAESETKADNLSGVFEDEQKEQEHSSLQEKLDMELKELDKRLEQKEAEMKRFANPDTSTLKQHYDKKIQELELEKRVLQKEIEELRHNLANISSTTDDSAQKLKEDYLQKLNVLEAQVVELKKKQDAQAQLLRQKQKSDEAAKRLQDEIQRIKTQKVQLQQKIKQESEQFRLWKASREKEVLQLKKEGRRNEYELHKLLALNQRQKMVLQRKTEEAALATKRLKELLESRKASRELSGVGNSSGPGIQALMQAIEHELEVTVRVHEVRAEYERQIEERTRMAREVAELKEEAQITKQGNLRHTMSPGARDSRIFALENMLATSSSSLVSMASHLSEAEERERAFSGRGRWKQVRSLAEAKDVMNFLFNLASSSRCQLMDREVYCREKDAEIRDLKEKVVKLVRQIELQKADLLRQEKFMLAAKKPKGEAKNGEDASKGGAEGHIYDLRPKGIRQSVILNGGWNNLQSLEDMDTSDSEYSDNGQGDDDHELGHTDLDDPEWSLTNGRRRRAKKRNSKNSSHSGTASHPISASDSEGLNTKTSGGEDSTGSQKYESAICCSCSKKSLCKTMKCECRLADGICGTSCGCDPVKCSNRESALTQEDHGLPPSEIVGLTRTASETDEADGSHVLASHGAMLLQSALSEKPMITNDEGGPRRKPLSDIGNTLAKSNAPKPNQRKKWRKSTIQLVPAPPPAAEPENVEGSVKPEISSSESDISLKLPRFMRSAFVHNNPLRERNSDAHSDSTVMKEIGVTASRSPQEQSRTTDEKENNYKP